Proteins co-encoded in one Saccharomyces cerevisiae S288C chromosome II, complete sequence genomic window:
- a CDS encoding uncharacterized protein (hypothetical protein; conserved among S. cerevisiae strains; YBR032W is not an essential gene) yields the protein MVIIRITLSNLLREKGDLCLELLRVDKGIYPFDTSQPIGSMQVLLPHASNYPGSAQFYLFDAATKLGFEQSVNLNYSENHWLNNTPCQYLYVFLQQARLE from the coding sequence ATGGTAATCATACGTATCACATTGAGCAACCTACTGAGGGAGAAAGGAGATTTGTGCCTGGAACTACTTCGTGTAGACAAAGGAATATACCCCTTTGATACTTCTCAACCAATTGGTAGTATGCAGGTGCTGCTCCCCCACGCTAGTAATTACCCCGGTTCCGCTcaattttatctttttgaCGCGGCTACGAAACTCGGTTTCGAGCAGTCCGTTAACTTAAACTACAGTGAAAATCATTGGTTAAACAACACTCCATGCCAGTATCTGTATGTGTTTTTGCAACAAGCACGACTGGAGTAA